From the Halomonas sp. MCCC 1A13316 genome, the window GTTCTTCCAGGCCGAGGCACTCGACTACTGCCAGCTCGATGCCGCGCGCCTGGGTGGGCTAAACGAGGTGATCCTGGTGGCGCTGATGGCCGCCAAGTTCGGCGTCCCGGTATGCCCCCATGCCGGCGGTGTCGGGCTGTGCGAATACGTCCAGCATATCTCGCTGTTCGACTACATCGCCGTTTCGGGCAGCCTGGAGGGGCGCGTGCTGGAGTATGTCGACCACCTGCACGAGCACTTCGTCGATCCTGTGGCGGTCGAGCGTGGGCGCTACCGGGTGCCCGAAGCCCCGGGCTACAGCATTACCATGCACGCCGAGTCGCTGGCCCGGCATCGCTTCCCGGATGGCGCCGCCTGGCAGGAGGAGAGCTGACATGCAGGGAGAAGCATTGTTTGCCGCCCTCGGTGAACGCCTTGGTGAGCGAGGCCTGCTGCGCGAGCCCGACGACATGACCCGCTACGTGGCGGACTGGGCCGGCGACCGGCTCGGCATGCCCCTGGCGGTGGCCCGCCCCGCTTCCACCGAAGAGGTCGTCGCCACGGTTCGCCTGTGCCGTGAACATGGCGTGCCCATGGTGCCCCAGGGCGGCCACAGCGGGCTGGTGGCAGGCGCCCTGCCGGCAGTCGATGGCGGCGAACTGGTGATCAGCCTGGAACGCATGAACCGCATTCGCGCCGTCGACCCGATCAGTTTCACCATGGCCGTGGACGCCGGCTGCATCCTCGAGAACGTCAAGCAGGCCGCGGCCGAGCACGAGTGCGAGTTTCCGCTGGCCCTCGGCGCCCAGGGCAGCTGCCAGATCGGCGGCAACATCGCCACCAACGCCGGCGGGCTCAACGTGCTGCGCTACGGCATGATGCGCCAGCTGGTGCTGGGGCTCGAGGTGGTACTGCCCGATGGTCGCCTGTGGGACGCCATGACCGCCCTGCACAAGGACAATCGAGGCTACGCCCTAAAGCAGCTGTTCCTGGGCAGCGAGGGCACGCTAGGGATCGTCACCGGCGCCGTGCTCAAGCTCACCCCCCGCGCCACCCAGGCGCGCACCGCCCTGCTCGGCCTGCCCTCGCTGGAGGCGGTGATCGAACTCTACGGCCTCGCCCGCCGCGACTGCAGCGACCTTCTCAGCGCCTTCGAGCTGATTCCGCGCCGCTGCATCGAGCTCGCCATGGAGGCGACACCCGAGTTGCGCGACCCGCTGGATGACACCTACCCCTGGTACGTGCTGCTGGAAGTGAGCGCCAGCGGCCCGCTGGATCTCGGCGCCATGCTCGAGCACCTGCTGGAACAGGGCATGGAGCGCGGGCTGGTGCTGGACGGCGCGCTTGCCGCCAGCGAGGCCCAGTCACGCCAGCTTTGGCAGTTCCGCGAGAGCATGCTGGAGGGCCAGCGCCGCCGCGGCGAGCACCTGCGCACCGACATTTCGGTGCCCATCTCGGCGATTCCCGCCTTCGTCGAGCAGGCCAGTCGCAGCGTGATGGAAGCCTCGCCGGAGTGCGAGATCATCGCCTACGGCCACGTGGGCGACGGCAACCTGCACTTCAACATCCTGCCGCCGATGTCGATGCCCGAGGCCGAGAAGCGCGCTCACCTGCATGCCCTGGAGGAACGCCTCTTCGAGGTGCTCGACGGTTTCGGCGGCAGCATCAGCGCCGAACACGGCATCGGCCGCACCAAACAAACCGCCTACCTGGCTCGCCTCTCGCCGGTGGAACGCGAACTGGGCGAAGGGATCAAGACGCTGTTCGACCCCGACGGCTTGATGAATCCCGGGCGTATCCTGCCGGCCCCGAAAGCCTGAGAAAGCCTGACCCGCTGGAGATCACCACCCGTGGGGAAAGGACACCGACCCGGACAACCGCCGTTCAGGGGTCTGGCTCCGTTCCCGGCTGAAGCCGGCGACACCGCCCCCGCACCGACCTCGGCGTCCCGGAGGTCAGACCCCCGTGGGGGAAGGACACCACCGGCGGGGCCCGCGGTCACTCGTACGAAACCGCTCGGCCAGTCCCCGCATGGCGTTGGCCAGCAGCAACGTATCGATACCCAGCCCGACGAAGGAGCAACCCGCCTCGAGATAGCGCCGCGCCTCGCCCTCGTCGACAGTGACGATGCCGGCCGCCTTGCCGGTGCTGCGGATCCGCTTGATGGCCTCGTCGATGGCCGCCCGCACCAGCGGATGGTCGGGATCGCCGAGATGCCCCATCGCTGCGGAGAGGTCCGCAGGCCCCACGAAGACCGCATCGACGCCATCGGTGGCGGCGATCGCCTCCAGGTTCACCAGCGCCGTCGGGCTCTCGACCTGTACCAGCAGGCACAGTTCCTCGTCGGCACGGGCCAGGTAATCCTCCA encodes:
- a CDS encoding FAD-binding oxidoreductase, whose protein sequence is MQGEALFAALGERLGERGLLREPDDMTRYVADWAGDRLGMPLAVARPASTEEVVATVRLCREHGVPMVPQGGHSGLVAGALPAVDGGELVISLERMNRIRAVDPISFTMAVDAGCILENVKQAAAEHECEFPLALGAQGSCQIGGNIATNAGGLNVLRYGMMRQLVLGLEVVLPDGRLWDAMTALHKDNRGYALKQLFLGSEGTLGIVTGAVLKLTPRATQARTALLGLPSLEAVIELYGLARRDCSDLLSAFELIPRRCIELAMEATPELRDPLDDTYPWYVLLEVSASGPLDLGAMLEHLLEQGMERGLVLDGALAASEAQSRQLWQFRESMLEGQRRRGEHLRTDISVPISAIPAFVEQASRSVMEASPECEIIAYGHVGDGNLHFNILPPMSMPEAEKRAHLHALEERLFEVLDGFGGSISAEHGIGRTKQTAYLARLSPVERELGEGIKTLFDPDGLMNPGRILPAPKA
- the hpaI gene encoding 4-hydroxy-2-oxoheptanedioate aldolase gives rise to the protein MQMPRNAFKQRLLVGEPQTGIWLGLASPYSAELAATAGFDWLLLDAEHAPNDLASLLGQLQAIAPHASQPVVRPPTGDPVLIKRYLDIGVQNLLVPMVETAEQAAGLVAAMRYPPRGMRGVGHVLARASRWGDVEDYLARADEELCLLVQVESPTALVNLEAIAATDGVDAVFVGPADLSAAMGHLGDPDHPLVRAAIDEAIKRIRSTGKAAGIVTVDEGEARRYLEAGCSFVGLGIDTLLLANAMRGLAERFRTSDRGPRRWCPSPTGV